One stretch of Lacrimispora sphenoides DNA includes these proteins:
- the gdhA gene encoding NADP-specific glutamate dehydrogenase encodes MSYVDEVYDRVVSQNPGETEFHQAVKEVLDSLKLVIDANEEKYRKMGLLERLVEPERIISFRVPWVDDNGQVQVNKGYRVQFNSAIGPYKGGLRLHPSVNQGILKFLGFEQVFKNSLTGLPIGGGKGGSNFDPKGKSDREVMAFCQSFMTELSKYIGADQDVPAGDIGVGAREIGFLYGQYKRLTGLYEGVLTGKGLTYGGSLARTQATGYGLVYILDEMLKHNGKELAGKNVVISGSGNVAIYATEKVQQLGGRVIALSDSNGYIFDKDGIDLNLIQEIKEVRRGRIKEYVDVHQSAVYTEGKGIWSIPCDIALPCATQNELNLDDAKVLKANGCFAVAEGANMPSTREATEYFLESGMLFMPGKAANAGGVATSALEMSQNSQRLSWTFDEVDEKLHNIMINIYAKAASAAERYGVKGNYVAGANIAGFEKVVEAMTSQGIV; translated from the coding sequence ATGTCATATGTGGATGAAGTCTATGACAGGGTAGTGAGCCAGAACCCAGGTGAAACTGAGTTTCATCAGGCAGTTAAAGAGGTGCTTGATTCCTTAAAGCTTGTCATCGATGCCAATGAAGAAAAATACCGTAAGATGGGTCTTTTAGAGCGCCTTGTGGAACCGGAAAGAATCATTTCCTTCCGTGTACCGTGGGTGGATGACAATGGTCAGGTACAGGTGAATAAAGGATACCGTGTTCAGTTTAACAGCGCTATTGGGCCATACAAAGGAGGTCTGCGCCTTCATCCTTCCGTCAACCAGGGAATCTTAAAATTCCTGGGCTTTGAGCAGGTATTCAAAAATTCTCTGACAGGCCTTCCGATCGGCGGCGGTAAGGGAGGTTCTAATTTTGATCCAAAAGGAAAATCAGATAGAGAAGTTATGGCATTTTGTCAGAGCTTTATGACCGAGCTATCTAAATATATCGGAGCAGATCAGGATGTTCCTGCCGGTGACATCGGAGTGGGAGCAAGAGAAATCGGATTCTTATATGGCCAGTATAAGCGGTTGACTGGCTTATATGAAGGAGTTCTTACGGGTAAGGGCCTTACCTATGGCGGTTCTCTTGCACGTACTCAGGCCACGGGATACGGCCTTGTATATATCCTTGATGAGATGTTAAAGCATAACGGCAAGGAGCTGGCCGGTAAGAATGTGGTTATTTCCGGTTCCGGTAATGTGGCGATCTATGCTACGGAAAAAGTTCAGCAGCTGGGCGGCAGGGTCATCGCATTAAGCGATTCCAACGGTTATATTTTTGACAAGGATGGAATTGATCTTAACCTGATTCAGGAAATCAAGGAAGTACGCCGCGGACGGATCAAAGAATATGTGGATGTGCATCAATCGGCTGTCTATACCGAAGGAAAAGGCATCTGGAGCATCCCATGTGACATCGCCCTTCCATGTGCAACACAGAATGAATTAAATTTAGATGATGCAAAAGTGCTGAAAGCAAACGGCTGCTTTGCGGTTGCTGAGGGTGCGAACATGCCATCCACCAGAGAAGCAACAGAGTACTTCTTGGAAAGCGGAATGCTCTTTATGCCGGGCAAGGCAGCAAACGCAGGCGGAGTAGCAACTTCCGCCCTTGAGATGAGCCAGAACAGCCAGAGGCTTTCCTGGACCTTTGATGAGGTGGATGAAAAGCTTCATAACATTATGATTAATATTTACGCTAAGGCAGCTTCTGCAGCTGAGCGTTACGGCGTAAAGGGAAATTATGTGGCAGGTGCAAACATCGCCGGCTTTGAAAAAGTCGTTGAAGCCATGACGTCACAGGGAATCGTATAA
- a CDS encoding DUF3881 family protein: MHKFLRTIGFSQYQKDKEIEKLLDKLCEDLSDLKRIQIDEESNLCELRREVAPGMGIAVFGEMDREGKFQRSYYYPYLKSNDMTSEVSCTIQRHTERETYAGLLDEFKVGISLIFYIDNSFECRERIIDHHPLDTKDVCLSGLAVSGKVLLPIQKTEIQRENARVAAMDRNTLLEAAKNGDEDAMETLTIEDIDLYSQASRRVMKEDLYSIIDSCFMPCGVECDQYSIIGEIIKIDEKKNQITKEEVYDFTLECSDLIFHVGIAKKDLVGTPEIGRRFKGQIWMQGIVNFTEPVE, encoded by the coding sequence ATGCATAAATTCTTGAGAACCATTGGTTTCAGCCAATATCAAAAAGACAAGGAAATAGAAAAATTATTGGATAAGCTCTGTGAAGATTTGTCCGACCTGAAACGGATTCAGATTGATGAGGAATCCAATCTCTGTGAGCTTCGCAGGGAAGTGGCTCCAGGTATGGGGATTGCTGTCTTTGGAGAAATGGACCGGGAAGGTAAATTTCAAAGAAGCTATTATTATCCATATTTGAAAAGTAATGATATGACATCAGAAGTATCCTGTACCATCCAGCGTCACACGGAGCGGGAAACTTACGCCGGCCTTTTGGATGAATTTAAGGTGGGGATTTCCCTCATATTCTATATAGACAATTCCTTTGAGTGCAGGGAACGGATCATTGATCATCATCCTTTGGATACCAAGGATGTCTGTCTTTCCGGTCTTGCAGTAAGTGGTAAGGTCCTTCTTCCCATTCAGAAAACAGAGATTCAGAGGGAAAATGCCAGAGTGGCGGCAATGGACCGTAATACGCTTTTAGAAGCGGCTAAGAACGGCGATGAAGATGCGATGGAGACTCTTACCATTGAAGATATTGATTTATATTCCCAGGCTTCCAGAAGGGTGATGAAGGAGGATCTGTATTCCATCATTGATTCCTGTTTTATGCCCTGCGGTGTGGAATGTGACCAGTACTCCATTATTGGAGAGATCATAAAGATAGATGAGAAGAAAAATCAGATCACCAAGGAAGAGGTTTATGATTTCACTTTGGAATGCAGCGACCTTATATTCCACGTAGGAATTGCGAAAAAAGATTTGGTGGGAACTCCGGAGATCGGACGCAGGTTTAAGGGACAAATATGGATGCAGGGCATCGTAAATTTTACAGAGCCTGTAGAATAA